A section of the Cytophagales bacterium genome encodes:
- a CDS encoding T9SS type A sorting domain-containing protein gives MKAKNLLTNWVMITVTAFLFNASAFAQTVPSTSIGYSLNGCIYDSTGNCDSIAPMYVYDRFGNKKLLEEITVSQNSYVAGFFRIHFQDEETSNGIGFDDQNAGTFFATIGQDRREVVIQVFEDLSVLLGGVLPNPYPNEPSPCASPSDPFPLCRVVEINVRASAALGGAGASANQWHLDIGTGITYGNVWEYINTGYDPYFNLSNPPLAPAPAYHGFMTVDFVSGFTWNTNLNAGAGVGELDLYSGILHEVLHMLGMGSAISFDGTSSYIPGAGIGTAGRYNLWDNFLQTTGGVSLLNFDLDAGCYDPQFNTATLGSLTATCSGVNFVGPGNTPNHPITTTPSFNPATSLSHFNCSNVVGFALNPGISTNSTQRFPNIVEAQALCALGYNVSGTYGNGDYGISTHIYGGTTCSISRIVSGTNDFKQYKLDNTCSAFTVESGQPIDFIDFTTNTNACNDNSILDNDNGAVAISCLEVVIGGTTADNLSNFTLPTTTSFTYTPPILFVGQALIKYRPVNANNERGNITYIFINVTAPPLAVCVGTGLCGENILCYGSFEELTPAGINGASGLAPLFDFTCTDIVQELNNKAHLWSTAGPNIVFNVSCGTGTMLDAVDGDLVVGFWEEVGGATFDPVIFFPLSRPIEQNHTYNISYFAYVLNNANCIVDLDINLSEQYPCVPPNHTFNLSPCDITPPCDTYAPLLIWDDEAVTTQTWTQHSLIYTHAGNDMNFLLLSMDGVALDSYVFIDNVSVVEEELELGVTSVVSNNAPCVNDNITITYTICNNGIITNIDDIGLLANVPSGLNIVANADFNINGEATIAAGTLAPSNCVDRILELNVDPGAIPGSPIPVELTTVPGACIDGIQVIDDIIPGIDGILTISKNVSQNIIYNAGDPIVYEITICNTQAQAVTGIIVEDILPTELIFNSGLTIDFTDISGTLTSNPFDLAGGQCTTLEIFADIDGTVPNCTNINNCATVVSGNGLCNTIDDCFDITLGGLDAIISASTDESCSGACDGEATVTVTGGTSPFVYSWDDPLLQNTSTAVNLCAGIYNVTVTDANLCEATASVTINDPGIPCVSNCNVSFWLDGTSVVNLIPPCDGVSPAPPPPSVWIASPCPGSNYGYVIFIYNPSGSETWNVNTTIDIQLDNMFYLNTVYSTCNFTTTTVPGSSSVQYVLNSPIPGGTFCQIGMTTQNITIPGSGLWNTTATMNINCADGSTPSFNTSLQEGPDTCSCDPNEKQVSPAGCGELGFITNQELTYTLLFQNLGTGPAHDIVLRDTIDNDLDLNSIQILASSHTITNTQINLADREFVITFQGIELPAEQDDSPGSNGFVAYSIMPFPGLPEGTTITNSTGIFFNGLPPVITNTVINTIVNDPVVTVDAGQDQIVFFGYDPEACVTLTATATGALPPYSFEWSTGETTQTIIVCPEGTTNYTVIANASRCLSAPDTVTVNVVDVHCGNNNKKVQICHIPPGNPDNPQTLCISSNAVPAHLTNHGDYLGLCVVDSSLFDSLNLQVQFSNVFLTAYPNPFSQKTIITFSLPEPGNVILEVFYLNSLDVVKLFEGYAEANILYPVEFNTIDLSPGIYFYRLVTDTETYNKKLVLIND, from the coding sequence ATGAAAGCAAAAAATTTACTTACGAATTGGGTAATGATAACAGTTACAGCATTTTTGTTTAATGCGAGTGCATTTGCCCAAACAGTACCTTCTACTTCGATTGGTTATTCTTTAAATGGTTGTATTTATGATTCTACCGGTAATTGTGATTCTATTGCACCAATGTATGTATATGACAGATTTGGTAACAAGAAGTTGCTCGAAGAAATTACTGTTTCTCAAAATTCATACGTGGCAGGGTTTTTTAGAATTCACTTTCAGGATGAGGAAACTTCTAATGGAATAGGTTTTGACGATCAAAATGCAGGTACATTTTTTGCTACGATTGGTCAAGACAGAAGGGAAGTAGTAATTCAGGTATTTGAAGATTTATCTGTTCTTTTAGGCGGAGTTCTTCCAAATCCTTACCCTAATGAACCAAGTCCATGTGCTAGTCCATCTGATCCATTTCCTCTATGCAGAGTAGTGGAAATTAATGTGAGGGCATCTGCTGCTTTAGGAGGAGCTGGGGCCTCTGCCAATCAATGGCATCTTGATATTGGAACGGGCATTACGTATGGAAATGTGTGGGAATATATAAATACAGGATATGACCCTTACTTTAACTTGTCAAATCCGCCACTTGCCCCTGCACCTGCGTATCATGGATTTATGACAGTTGATTTTGTATCCGGTTTTACTTGGAATACAAATTTAAATGCTGGTGCTGGAGTAGGGGAGCTTGACTTATATTCTGGTATATTGCACGAAGTATTGCATATGCTTGGTATGGGCTCGGCAATATCGTTTGATGGAACATCTTCATATATACCAGGTGCAGGAATAGGAACCGCTGGTAGGTATAATCTTTGGGATAATTTTCTACAAACAACTGGAGGAGTTTCTCTGCTTAATTTTGATCTTGATGCAGGTTGTTATGATCCACAATTTAATACTGCAACTTTAGGTTCTCTGACAGCAACATGCTCTGGAGTAAATTTTGTGGGACCCGGAAACACTCCTAATCACCCCATTACTACAACACCATCTTTTAATCCAGCAACTAGTTTAAGCCACTTTAATTGCAGCAACGTAGTGGGATTTGCGCTGAACCCAGGTATTAGCACTAATTCTACTCAACGATTTCCAAATATTGTTGAGGCACAGGCATTATGTGCATTGGGTTATAATGTTTCAGGAACGTACGGAAATGGAGATTATGGAATATCAACTCACATTTATGGAGGTACTACCTGCTCGATTTCCAGAATTGTTTCTGGCACAAATGACTTTAAACAGTACAAACTTGATAATACATGTTCTGCCTTTACGGTAGAATCTGGACAGCCAATAGATTTTATTGATTTTACAACTAATACTAATGCATGCAATGACAATTCAATATTAGATAATGATAATGGAGCTGTTGCAATATCATGTTTGGAAGTTGTTATTGGAGGTACAACAGCAGATAATTTATCAAATTTTACCTTACCTACCACTACTTCATTTACTTATACCCCGCCTATTTTATTTGTTGGGCAGGCATTGATAAAATATAGACCTGTAAATGCAAATAATGAAAGAGGAAATATTACATATATTTTCATTAATGTTACTGCTCCTCCTCTTGCTGTTTGTGTAGGTACTGGACTTTGTGGTGAGAATATATTATGTTACGGTAGTTTTGAAGAACTTACACCTGCCGGTATAAATGGTGCCTCCGGTTTAGCACCTCTCTTTGATTTTACTTGTACAGACATTGTTCAAGAATTAAATAATAAAGCTCATCTTTGGAGTACAGCAGGCCCTAATATAGTTTTTAATGTTTCATGTGGGACTGGTACTATGTTAGATGCTGTCGATGGAGATTTGGTTGTTGGTTTTTGGGAAGAAGTAGGTGGTGCTACTTTTGACCCTGTTATCTTTTTCCCACTAAGTAGACCAATAGAACAGAATCACACATATAATATATCTTATTTTGCCTATGTTTTAAATAATGCTAATTGCATTGTGGATTTAGATATTAATTTGAGTGAACAATATCCATGTGTTCCTCCAAATCATACATTTAACTTAAGTCCATGTGATATAACCCCACCATGTGATACTTATGCTCCTCTATTAATCTGGGATGACGAAGCTGTAACAACTCAAACTTGGACACAACATTCCCTTATTTATACACATGCAGGTAATGACATGAATTTTTTATTACTATCTATGGATGGAGTGGCGTTGGATAGTTATGTTTTTATTGATAATGTTAGTGTAGTTGAAGAAGAATTAGAACTTGGAGTTACCAGTGTTGTTTCTAATAATGCTCCCTGTGTGAATGATAACATTACAATTACTTATACGATATGTAATAATGGAATCATAACTAATATAGATGATATTGGTTTATTAGCTAATGTACCTTCTGGTTTGAATATTGTCGCTAATGCCGATTTTAATATTAATGGTGAGGCAACAATTGCAGCAGGCACATTAGCTCCAAGTAACTGTGTTGACAGAATATTAGAATTAAACGTTGATCCTGGAGCTATTCCAGGTTCTCCCATACCTGTTGAACTAACAACCGTGCCGGGGGCATGTATAGATGGCATTCAGGTAATTGATGATATAATTCCCGGAATTGATGGTATTTTAACAATTTCAAAGAATGTTTCACAAAACATTATTTATAACGCTGGAGACCCGATTGTTTATGAAATCACAATTTGTAATACACAAGCACAGGCAGTTACAGGAATTATTGTAGAAGATATTCTGCCAACAGAGTTAATTTTTAATAGTGGCTTAACCATTGACTTTACAGACATAAGCGGAACCTTAACTTCAAATCCTTTTGATCTGGCCGGAGGTCAATGTACAACTTTAGAAATTTTTGCAGACATTGACGGAACTGTTCCGAATTGTACGAATATCAATAATTGTGCAACTGTTGTTTCCGGGAATGGATTATGTAATACAATTGATGATTGTTTTGACATTACCCTTGGCGGATTGGACGCAATAATTAGTGCAAGTACAGATGAAAGTTGTAGCGGTGCATGTGATGGTGAAGCAACTGTTACGGTTACAGGAGGCACTTCACCTTTTGTGTATTCGTGGGATGATCCATTGCTGCAAAACACATCTACAGCCGTTAATTTATGTGCCGGTATTTATAATGTAACAGTTACCGATGCCAATTTATGTGAAGCGACAGCAAGTGTTACTATTAACGATCCGGGTATTCCATGTGTCTCTAACTGTAATGTCTCATTCTGGCTAGATGGTACGTCTGTAGTAAACTTGATTCCTCCATGTGATGGAGTATCTCCGGCTCCTCCTCCCCCGTCTGTATGGATTGCATCGCCTTGTCCAGGTTCTAATTATGGTTATGTCATTTTTATTTATAACCCTTCTGGCAGTGAGACATGGAATGTTAATACTACAATAGACATACAATTAGACAATATGTTCTATTTAAACACTGTATATTCCACCTGTAATTTTACAACTACTACCGTACCCGGCAGTTCATCGGTACAGTATGTACTTAATTCGCCTATACCAGGGGGCACTTTCTGTCAGATAGGAATGACAACTCAGAATATCACAATACCCGGCAGTGGATTATGGAATACGACTGCCACAATGAACATAAATTGTGCTGATGGCTCTACTCCATCTTTTAATACCTCCCTACAGGAAGGACCAGATACATGTTCCTGTGATCCTAATGAAAAACAAGTTTCCCCTGCAGGTTGTGGTGAATTAGGGTTTATTACTAATCAAGAGCTTACTTATACACTGTTATTTCAGAATTTAGGTACTGGACCCGCACATGATATAGTTTTGCGGGATACAATAGATAATGATTTAGACCTTAATTCAATACAAATATTGGCAAGCAGCCATACAATTACAAATACTCAAATAAACCTGGCAGATCGTGAATTCGTAATCACCTTTCAAGGTATTGAGCTTCCTGCGGAACAAGATGATTCACCGGGAAGTAATGGTTTTGTAGCATATAGTATAATGCCTTTCCCGGGGTTACCGGAAGGAACTACCATTACTAACTCAACAGGTATCTTTTTTAACGGACTTCCGCCAGTTATTACCAATACGGTTATTAATACCATAGTAAATGATCCTGTTGTAACAGTGGACGCAGGACAGGATCAAATTGTATTTTTTGGATATGATCCTGAAGCATGTGTTACCCTTACAGCTACTGCTACTGGCGCTTTACCTCCATATAGCTTTGAATGGAGCACGGGAGAAACTACCCAAACTATTATAGTATGTCCTGAAGGAACTACTAATTATACTGTAATAGCAAATGCAAGCCGATGTTTATCTGCTCCTGATACTGTAACCGTAAATGTGGTAGATGTGCATTGTGGCAATAATAATAAAAAGGTGCAAATTTGCCATATTCCACCGGGAAATCCTGATAATCCGCAAACATTATGTATAAGTTCAAACGCTGTTCCTGCTCATTTGACAAATCATGGTGATTATTTGGGCCTATGTGTAGTGGATTCTTCATTATTTGACAGCTTAAATTTGCAAGTGCAATTTTCAAATGTGTTCTTAACAGCATATCCAAATCCTTTTTCACAAAAGACGATCATTACTTTTAGTTTGCCTGAACCAGGGAACGTTATATTAGAAGTTTTCTATTTAAATAGTTTGGATGTTGTCAAGTTGTTTGAAGGTTATGCAGAAGCGAATATCTTGTATCCAGTAGAATTTAATACCATAGATTTATCGCCTGGCATATATTTCTATAGATTGGTAACTGATACAGAAACATATAATAAGAAGTTGGTATTAATTAATGACTAA
- a CDS encoding T9SS type A sorting domain-containing protein: MKTINYLYPLSWRITKLAFCTIIFTVLAQFSYSQVPNDSCLSATNLGYLDWFPGGCVPSPSGNEMDTCVFGSNTNSIPNFPYYSMSNCSGYTNSTASPANDVWYKFKTPGFSIYVQKESPSAIDTLHLNIWVGNNCSSLKQLKCYTMDSISTVLIDTLAFFDVLATISEDIYLQFSGNSVGVMGDFYFELRGCLACSFYSFYNAGIAPDSLCFDYQTDYSNTSYTGANDGTASVIISAGNAPYTYNWSDGNSDSIRTNLSEGIYYVTISDVNGCTETDTIEILTDSVVSIINNIYDDKTFRIYPNPNRGEFVIEMDVLKVQDLEIKLLNITGQVIYDEYLQQFKGAYLKRIDVKEFSPGVYQVQIKTGYGEVNEKIVIE, from the coding sequence ATGAAAACAATTAACTATTTATACCCGCTAAGTTGGCGGATTACAAAATTGGCTTTCTGTACAATTATATTTACAGTATTAGCTCAATTTTCTTATTCTCAAGTTCCTAATGACAGTTGTTTAAGTGCAACTAATTTAGGATATTTAGATTGGTTTCCCGGTGGTTGTGTGCCCAGTCCAAGTGGGAATGAGATGGATACTTGTGTTTTTGGTTCAAATACTAATTCCATTCCAAATTTTCCCTATTATTCCATGTCTAATTGTTCAGGATATACTAATTCAACTGCATCTCCTGCCAATGACGTATGGTATAAGTTTAAAACGCCAGGATTTTCTATATATGTGCAAAAAGAATCGCCATCTGCAATTGATACATTGCATTTGAATATTTGGGTAGGTAATAATTGCTCATCATTAAAGCAACTAAAATGCTATACAATGGACTCAATAAGTACGGTATTAATAGATACACTTGCGTTTTTTGATGTTTTAGCTACGATTTCTGAGGATATTTATTTACAATTTAGCGGAAATTCTGTTGGAGTAATGGGCGATTTTTATTTTGAACTTAGGGGATGTTTAGCATGTTCCTTTTATTCGTTTTATAATGCCGGTATTGCTCCTGACAGCTTGTGTTTTGACTACCAAACAGATTATTCTAATACAAGCTATACCGGAGCCAATGATGGGACAGCATCAGTTATAATAAGTGCAGGAAATGCCCCATATACATATAACTGGTCAGATGGGAATTCCGATAGTATCAGAACGAATTTATCTGAAGGTATTTATTATGTTACTATTTCAGATGTAAATGGGTGTACGGAAACAGATACTATTGAAATTCTTACTGATTCTGTAGTATCTATTATTAATAATATCTATGATGACAAGACATTTAGAATTTATCCGAATCCAAATAGGGGCGAATTTGTAATAGAAATGGATGTTTTAAAAGTGCAGGATTTGGAAATTAAATTGCTAAATATAACTGGTCAGGTGATTTATGATGAATATTTGCAACAATTCAAGGGTGCTTATCTCAAACGAATTGATGTAAAAGAGTTTTCTCCGGGGGTTTATCAGGTGCAGATAAAAACAGGTTATGGTGAAGTTAATGAAAAGATAGTTATTGAATAA
- the kdsB gene encoding 3-deoxy-manno-octulosonate cytidylyltransferase → MNKQITAIIPSRYHSTRFPGKPLANIKGKSMIQRVYEQAAKAGSINQVLVATDHKKIYDHVLAFGGHVVMTSHDHKNGTERCFEAWRISRSGSSSKGKPDDFIVNIQGDEPFIKPKQIETLISTLNKPPIEIATLIKKIDNTRELFDPHIVKVIFDKDFNAIYFSRQTIPYLKGIPESKWLHEHSFYKHIGIYAYRSDILEKITKLPPSPLEQSESLEQLRWIENGYKIKVAITGIDSIGIDTKEDLGKIDS, encoded by the coding sequence ATGAATAAACAAATAACAGCCATAATCCCCTCCCGGTATCATTCAACCAGGTTCCCGGGAAAGCCGCTGGCAAATATCAAGGGTAAATCTATGATACAGCGCGTTTATGAACAAGCTGCAAAAGCCGGTTCAATCAACCAGGTATTGGTAGCCACAGACCACAAAAAGATATATGACCATGTGTTAGCTTTTGGCGGCCATGTTGTGATGACAAGCCATGACCATAAAAACGGTACGGAAAGATGCTTTGAAGCCTGGCGAATAAGTCGCAGCGGCAGTAGCAGTAAAGGAAAACCTGATGACTTTATTGTAAATATCCAGGGTGATGAACCTTTTATTAAACCCAAACAAATAGAAACCCTTATATCTACGCTGAATAAACCACCTATTGAAATTGCCACACTGATTAAAAAAATAGACAATACCCGGGAACTATTTGACCCACATATTGTAAAAGTAATATTTGACAAAGATTTTAATGCCATCTATTTCAGCCGCCAAACCATCCCATACCTGAAGGGAATACCTGAGTCTAAATGGCTTCATGAGCATTCCTTTTATAAACATATAGGCATCTATGCCTACCGCAGCGACATATTGGAAAAAATAACAAAACTACCTCCCTCCCCGCTCGAACAAAGTGAATCTTTGGAGCAGCTAAGGTGGATTGAAAATGGATATAAAATTAAGGTTGCGATTACCGGGATTGATAGTATTGGTATTGATACGAAAGAAGATCTGGGAAAAATTGACAGTTAA
- a CDS encoding (d)CMP kinase gives MTAKRIIIAIDGYSSCGKSTTAKAVAGNLAYTYIDSGAMYRAVTLYFHQNNISASDHKAITKALDAINISFRYQVFVETLHATSLQTPDTTKKAASKADTYLNGLNVEEEIRKMYISEKVSEVSAITQVRKAMVAQQQQLGKKKGVVIDGRDIGTKVFPNAELKIFMQADLYVRAERMQKDYLARNQKEDFDQIVENIKNRDFLDTTRIDSPLVKANDAYLLDVTSITVEEQVGFVMKLAKEKINE, from the coding sequence ATGACAGCGAAGCGAATTATCATCGCCATTGACGGATACTCTTCCTGCGGCAAAAGCACTACCGCCAAAGCAGTAGCCGGCAATCTTGCCTACACTTATATTGACTCCGGAGCCATGTACAGGGCAGTTACCTTATATTTTCATCAAAATAACATTAGCGCCTCTGATCATAAAGCCATAACAAAAGCATTAGATGCTATTAATATTTCATTTCGGTATCAGGTGTTTGTAGAGACGTTGCATGCAACGTCTCTACAAACACCTGATACCACTAAAAAAGCAGCCAGCAAAGCTGATACTTATCTTAATGGGTTGAATGTAGAAGAGGAGATCAGGAAAATGTATATCTCTGAAAAGGTCAGTGAGGTAAGTGCAATAACCCAGGTTAGAAAAGCTATGGTTGCGCAGCAGCAGCAGTTGGGTAAAAAAAAGGGCGTGGTGATAGACGGCAGGGACATAGGAACAAAAGTCTTTCCCAACGCAGAATTAAAGATATTTATGCAAGCCGATCTGTATGTAAGGGCAGAAAGGATGCAAAAAGATTATTTAGCAAGAAACCAGAAAGAAGATTTTGACCAGATCGTTGAAAACATCAAAAACCGCGATTTCCTGGATACAACCCGCATTGACAGCCCGCTCGTAAAAGCTAATGACGCCTATCTCTTAGACGTTACTTCTATTACAGTAGAGGAGCAGGTGGGTTTTGTGATGAAGCTGGCGAAAGAAAAAATCAATGAATAA
- a CDS encoding DUF1573 domain-containing protein, whose amino-acid sequence MNKEKQEQLKIALLGIIAVVLIIQTGVIMTSKKSADIGRGTGISTQMQGGQKPVTPGEQSVTVPIDLGQQSATVPLNVGQQQASTTTMIFEQTDVDLGTLNAGTKKSHTFKFTNTGNLPLMLSNVTADAGASVVSWPTEPIPQGGTGEITVELGGDNPAGFQQKIIHVSANTEPAHRHLTIKANVK is encoded by the coding sequence ATGAATAAAGAAAAGCAAGAACAATTAAAAATAGCTTTGTTGGGCATTATTGCCGTTGTCCTGATTATCCAGACCGGCGTGATAATGACTTCAAAGAAGAGTGCGGATATTGGTAGAGGCACAGGCATCAGCACACAGATGCAGGGAGGGCAAAAGCCCGTTACTCCTGGTGAGCAATCCGTTACTGTTCCCATTGATCTGGGTCAGCAGTCCGCTACTGTTCCTCTCAATGTCGGGCAGCAGCAAGCTTCAACCACTACTATGATATTTGAGCAAACTGATGTTGATCTTGGGACGTTGAATGCGGGTACAAAAAAAAGCCATACTTTTAAATTCACAAACACGGGAAATCTTCCTCTGATGTTGAGCAATGTAACCGCAGATGCAGGCGCATCCGTTGTTTCCTGGCCCACTGAACCAATACCACAGGGAGGAACGGGAGAAATAACGGTTGAGCTTGGCGGTGATAATCCTGCGGGATTCCAGCAAAAGATCATTCATGTGAGCGCAAATACAGAGCCGGCTCACAGGCATCTGACCATTAAGGCAAATGTTAAGTAA